Proteins from a genomic interval of Uloborus diversus isolate 005 chromosome 4, Udiv.v.3.1, whole genome shotgun sequence:
- the LOC129219824 gene encoding uncharacterized protein LOC129219824, which produces MDLTTLKAQRKGLRASFTLSMKKIEAELLKEITGSDELLILRNQISDKFKRLDDCQSIISELLLKDKNAEEAYYEDCEEAENYRDKFIQICSLLDLKFENVQRNGNISKRNFKLPTIELKKFNGEVREFLNFWSQFKKIHEDKGIDNEDKMQYLIQSMEPGSKAERLVLSFPATGENYSRAIQQLKERFGRDDLLVQVYVRDLLRLVMKNAAAGRGKADLSSLYDELEGKLRALETLGRTKEKYGDFLTPLVESCLPEEVLVTWERSQNHNLTEDKNCRSLEQLMNFLRQEINGEEMVCLARAGFGANSNLGKREPTTEKESDLATAAALASNICVGKPSGVDSSHTCNVPY; this is translated from the exons ATGGATTTAACTACATTGAAAGCTCAGAGAAAAGGACTGAGGGCGTCTTTTACCCTcagtatgaaaaaaattgaagctgAACTTTTGAAGGAAATTACTGGTTcggatgaacttttaattttaagaaatcagatttctGACAAATTCAAGCGGCTAGATGATTGTCAGAGCATAATATCTGAGCTGTtgttgaaagataaaaatgcCGAGGAGGCTTATTATGAAGATTGTGAAGAAGCAGAAAATTATCGGGAcaagtttattcaaatttgctCTCTGCttgatttaaagtttgaaaatgttcaGCGTAATGGGAACATTAGTAAGCGCAACTTTAAGCTGCCGACGATAGAACTTAAAAAGTTTAACGGCGAAGtaagagaatttttaaatttttggagccAGTTCAAGAAAATCCATGAGGACAAGGGCATTGATAATGaagataaaatgcagtatttaatTCAATCGATGGAACCTGGTTCGAAGGCAGAAAGATTAGTGCTGAGTTTTCCTGCTACCGGAGAAAATTATAGTAGAGCAATACAGCAGTTAAAGGAAAGATTTGGCCGTGATGATCTGCTGGTGCAAGTGTATGTTCGAGATTTATTGAGACTAGTTATGAAAAATGCTGCCGCAGGACGGGGGAAAGCTGATCTTTCATCCCTCTATGACGAATTGGAAGGAAAACTTCGCGCGTTGGAAACCCTTGGACGGACAAAAGAAAAGTATGGAGATTTCTTGACGCCTTTGGTTGAGAGCTGCCTGCCGGAAGAAGTTTTAGTAACGTGGGAAAGAAGCCAAAATCATAATTTAACCGAAGATAAGAACTGTCGCAGTTTAGAGCAGTTAATGAACTTTCTTCGCCAAGAAATCAATGGAGAAGAAATGGTTTGTCTTGCAAGAGCTGGTTTCGGCGCAAATTCAAATTTGGGCAAACGAGAGCCCACAACTGAGAAGGAAAGCGACCTAGCGACAGCTGCAGCGTTA GCCTCTAACATATGTGTCGGAAAACCCTCAGGAGTTGATTCCTCTCACACCTGCAATGTTCCTTATTGA